Proteins encoded in a region of the Prochlorococcus marinus CUG1416 genome:
- the petE gene encoding plastocyanin, which translates to MLRSIFTGLFAIVLTLGLGISSVSAKTVEVKLGTDAGMLAFEPSTVTISAGDSVKFVNNKLAPHNAVFDGHEELSHADLAFAPGESWEETFDTAGTYDYYCEPHRGAGMVGKVIVQ; encoded by the coding sequence ATGTTACGTTCAATCTTTACAGGGTTATTCGCAATAGTTTTAACTCTAGGTCTAGGAATTTCATCAGTTTCAGCTAAGACTGTTGAAGTAAAACTCGGAACGGATGCTGGAATGCTTGCATTCGAACCAAGTACAGTAACCATTAGTGCCGGTGATTCAGTTAAATTCGTCAATAATAAATTAGCTCCTCACAATGCTGTTTTTGATGGCCATGAGGAATTAAGTCATGCAGACCTAGCTTTCGCTCCAGGAGAGTCTTGGGAAGAAACATTTGATACTGCAGGAACATATGATTACTATTGCGAGCCACACAGAGGAGCTGGAATGGTAGGTAAAGTTATTGTTCAATAA